The genomic window CCGACCCCGCCGGCTGCGACTTCGACACCTACGTCCACCAGTTCTCGATCCTGCTACCGGCCGACCTCGCGAGGGAGGATCGACGACGTCGCACACCCACGAGCGAGGCATGGTTGCCGTGGGCGAGCACTCCGCGTAGTCGGGCATGCCCGGCATGTGTCGACAGCCTCGAATCCACTGCTGGTATCAACATGGCTCTGCTGCAGCAATATCCGGTGCTGAGCAGCTGCCTCGACCACCGTTGTCGACTCGAACCCTGCTCTGTTTTCCCTGGTCATGCGATCTTCTGGGATCAGGTCCGGTTCGGTTCGGACGAACGGGTCTCGCCCGTTCCGGTTCCCTCGGCGGTCACGGACCTCGATCGGCGCAGCACCGAGGCCCTGACGACGGGATGGGTGGAACTCGGCCCAGGCCGGGTACATGCCGCAGTGTGGTTCCGGCTTCTGCGCACCGTCGTCGACGAAGTGTCCTCGCCACTGGTTCGCACCGGACGGTGGGCGACGAGGCTCGTTGCGATCTGGAAGGCCGCCGGTCGTTCTCGCCCGTTGCGGACCGCGTGGGTTCCGTTCGAGGACCTGCACTGGGACGAGCAGGCGAAAGTCCTCAAGGCCGCGGCGATCGCCATTGCGTTGGTCGAGAGCGGTGAGATCGATGCCGGCGGTGCGCACGCATCTCTGCTGAGCCCACGACCCTATGAGCCGGTCGATCCCGGGACAGCTCCGACGCGCTCGTCTTATCCCGCACCCGAGCGCGACCTGTGGGCTGACGCGCACGCTGCGGCCGAGGCCGCCATCGCGGCGGCGCGTGTCGATCCCGCATCCGCCAGTTCGTTGTACAACTTCCTGCGCATGGGGTGCCGCACCGCGGCGGAGCTGGATGAGACGGTGCAACTGTTCCTTGACCACGGGATCCCGCTGCACCATCCGCCGACATAGCTCTCGCCCGATGGAGCGGGGTCGTCCGCGATGTGAAGTGACACCGAAGTTGTCCAATCGGACCAGGTAGTTGTCCACCGCGTTGCTGGGGGAATGCCTGGTCGGGTGCCAAATAACCTGTCCAATGATCGAAAATCTTCGGTCTCTGCGCGTGTTGTCAGTGAAGTTGTCCAACGTGAAGACCAGCCGGAGCCCGTCCTCGTGTTGGCGATGAGGGGGTCTGGACCTGCGGCGATGACAAGGAAGCTAGCGCGGCCGTGGGGAGCTTTCATGCGGGCGGTCTTCAGGAGTGGACATGCCCTGGTCACGATTGGACAGAAAGGCTGTCAATTGGACAACCAGCGTGTCACTTCACACGCGACGCACACGCGGCGATAGCAGAGGAGCCCGTTTTCGCGCCGGGGTCATAGTCACCAACGTTATTTGTGCGGTG from Rhodococcus sp. P1Y includes these protein-coding regions:
- a CDS encoding TniQ family protein, which translates into the protein MNARLAPMPGDAYVRPWPLHPQPLPGEVLSSWLARICELYPHIRPSDLLAELEIDCAVEDLDRYTPEPILAELAGRGAVPVERVRMMTLAGWTPWLLDSTDPAGCDFDTYVHQFSILLPADLAREDRRRRTPTSEAWLPWASTPRSRACPACVDSLESTAGINMALLQQYPVLSSCLDHRCRLEPCSVFPGHAIFWDQVRFGSDERVSPVPVPSAVTDLDRRSTEALTTGWVELGPGRVHAAVWFRLLRTVVDEVSSPLVRTGRWATRLVAIWKAAGRSRPLRTAWVPFEDLHWDEQAKVLKAAAIAIALVESGEIDAGGAHASLLSPRPYEPVDPGTAPTRSSYPAPERDLWADAHAAAEAAIAAARVDPASASSLYNFLRMGCRTAAELDETVQLFLDHGIPLHHPPT